The genomic stretch TACATATCATTAATACAAAGATGATTCCCCCTCGCCCTAAAAACCACCGTatcctccccatccaccaGCGGCGGCGTCGGCGCATCCACAAACGTCtcgccctctccctccttcacACCCTCACCTTGACCCTGACCCTGACCCTCCTCACGAAACTCAAACTCATGGAACAAATAATCCGGcccatcctctccacccCCCACCTTCGCAAACCAAACACTAATAATCCCCTTCTCGCTCAACCGCCAGATATATTTCTTCGTGAAGCGCAGTCCCACCCCGACGCCGAGATTCGCGCGTAGACCTGGCGGGGCGGGCATCTCGCCTTCTTCGTGGTAGAGGAGGTCTTTTGCTgtggttgtgtttgtgtttgtgttGGGTGAGAGAGGAGTAAAGGTTGCTGTGCCGTGGAGATCGCCGTTTATGTCAAGGGGGTTGTCGCTTTTGAGGGTGCGGTGGAGGGTCCATTTGGTGGTTGGGCGTGTGAGGGAGGTGAAGAGGGTTGATAGGAGGGTGGGGGTTAATTGGGGGCGCATTTTTGGGGTCGTTGGGTTTGtcgggggtggtggttgggtcATTGTTTTGTTGGCATAGTTTTGGGGCTTTGAggtgatggtggtgttggagatTGAGATTGGGATTAAATGGTGGAGGTGGACGCGGGGCGGAGATTAAATCGGTTAGCGTTAGTTGGTGGGTCTTGACTTTTCGGGGTTGCTTATCAGATCTAATTTAATCCACGGCTGATTTGGTTTGCGAGCTGAAGACCTACTTCAAAACTAGCCGATTCGGGATATCCCGCATCAAGCAACGGTGCCCGGTATTCTGTAGCAAACAATTATCTGGCGCCTTTAATCACCACAAAGGATCACACTCACCATTAGAAAACGACGGCTGCTGCTTCAGGTCTCCCAGATGACGGTGTGAGATGTATGGGATATCACTATATTATTCTACGAAATATGATCAAGGTATGGATACAAGAAGTCGCCTCCAGATCTACAACTGCAGAGAAATGATGTAATAAGTTCTGATACATCCTATCGGCTATTACACAGATACAATCAGCAACTTGGCTGACGAGCATACAGAGAATATTCTTATAATATCTGTAGCAAACAGCTGTCTCGAGACTAACACATCCTGAACTAGTAGAAAGTACATCTGCCCCCTATTGTAGAACTAGATTGAAAGGGCTGATCAACCATCAGCCAAGCTACACTATATCAGCTTGTCAGTTGAAGCACTGTTCTCAGGATTAAGTCGAAGCGGAACCCCGGTATCAGCCCAAGGAATGCTTTCCGCCGCTTGTAAGTGCTACGAAGAATCTAGGTCACAATGAAAATAGATTGACCATGCATTAACTATCGGTTGTTATGCTGCCGCTcgaaataaaatatataagaTGCTAATAAATACAGTGCATGGTAGAATGACGGAATGTACACATGGTACGAAGAATATTCAAGAATGCAGCTTAGTCCCAAATCCCGATGCGAGGGCGCTTTTCCTGCACTTTGGTTCTAAAGGTGCGTTCTCCGGAAACAGCGGTACGCATGTCTGAGGCTTTCTTTAAGAAACGAAAGCCACACTCGGTGAAGCACGGGTGGTTTTTGAGTTGATCGCACGCCGCAGCGGCCACTTTGATCGAATGGAACCGAATGTAGGTCTCCCCCAGCACAAGACCATCTTCAATCCTCTCAATATATGCAGAGTGAGGAGACTTCTCCATAACACGGCGAACTTCACTCTTCAGGGATTCACGCAAACTGGACACACAGAGACAGCGTGTGGCGCCTTCCTTGAAGATCAATCGCTTCAACTCAGCTGAGATAGGGTAGGTCGGAGTGTTGACGGGGATAACCTTTGCCACTGTGGGACCAAGGTGGATGCCGTTTCTCGAAGTCTGAGCAAAATGAATAGCATCGGATTGCCAAACGAACGTGACAATCGCTGTGTTATATCCCACAATGGGAGTGGTATCCGTGAGACGAGCTGAGAAAATCTCACCACTAACGGCAGGCAAGATATCCTTCAGGGTTAGAGTTGAGGGGAGATTCTCGATCCGGACCGTACGATACACGTTTTTGTCGCCCTTAGCCGGTACGTATCGCAGTCCATACTGAAACATCCAAATGTCCGAGAACGGGTTACGAGAAAAGAGATTGGGACGGAAGTAGAATGCTCCaagctcatcttcctcgtcatcgaaGACACTAGGACCCTCTATAGCCCAGCGTATCTTGCCATCCCATGGAACAATTACtgattcttcttcggcgccgAACGCGGAGGTTTTGGCCACCTGGGCTATGGTAGCTAAGGATGAGCTCTTCTGGAAGGTTAGAGTGAACTTTATCAATCGCACTATATACAAGCAATGTTCAGCAAGTGGTTATAAAGAGAAATTGCTTACGCGCTTCGGTTCCAACGTAGGGATTTGCAGGTGGTCCAACCCACCATCCAGCAACGGAGCAGGCCCTCCCAGGTGAAGCTCCTCGGTCAGTTTGACGATGGCGCTGGTGGTGACGGGGCCCGGCATCTTCTTGGTGATTTGTGGCAGAAGAGTCGGAACCTGGATGTCCTCCAATCGGCTATCCATCAGATTCGAGTTTCGACGCGACCCTGGAGCAGGAGACACAGTAGCTTCCAGCGCGTCAGGCGTTGCCTTATCAGGGTGGCTGGCCCTCTCTATGCCCTGACATCCTTCCGGAGTCACCGAGTCTGTCATGGGAGTCATGCGGGCCTCAATCCGGTGCAGAAACCGGTGTTGAAACACGTAGAACACAAAGAGAATGGGTATAAATGTGAAGAGCAGAATGGCAGCGGCAGTGAAAGCGCTCAAGATGAGACAAGGGCAACCTTCCATTTTAGGCAATTCAGTGCAGGGCTGTTCACACATACTCCAAGGCggtgaggatgttgtctACATTCAGGTTGTTTGTTTATATCACTTCAGAGAAATATCTCAGGTAGCTGTTGCTCGTGAAACGCTAGTTTCACTGTTTCAGCCTGACTGTAGCTGATTTCCTTTGTAGACCTTGATCCGGATTCTGCGTTGCTATGGTGAGGTCTAGGTTAAAAGTATCACTTTAGTCCAAAGTATAAATTTGTAAAATTATATCTTTATTCCAGTTCAATGAGTTTAAAATTGAAATGATTGTGACAGTCTACAAGACCTGTGCCTGAGGGATTATAAATATTAGACGCGACATCTATCAAATAATCAAATCAGAAGATATAGTATTATGATATGAAATCATAGATATTTAGAAACTCAACACAGAGTAGACCTAATAGAATATTTGATTTATAAGGATAGATTATTTACTAAGACTATCATTGTATCACTTTTGAAATATAATGAGCTGATAGAAGAAGAGTGTGTAAGAGATATCCAGGGCCATATAATCCACAAGACCAAAAGATCACATAAATCCGAATCTACCATTCAGATTGCCCTGGGCCGCACCTATATAGCTTCCtgtccgctcagccgtatTTAAGCCACATAGAACCGCACGGACAATTCTTAAAATGCCTTGGGCTCGAAAATTTCTCTGAAACCAAGGCGCGGGGTAGGTGTGGGTGGTAGGGGTACAATCTCTATAGCATTTAACACGTAGTGCAATGCAATACCTTTCCGAGAGGACTGTCACTACACCACCTGCAGGTACTTCAAGACTCCTGATCCATGGCTGTCCTTCCGAATTAGTTTCACGAATTACTATTGGAGTGGGTTATTTGCTATTTTCAGGACTAAGACTTACTagtctgctgctgctcttgctcGAGATGATGCCTGCGTGTAATCAGCGCGTCGACTTTCACAGCACGAGCTGCTATCTCCTCTTGGGCACGCTCTTGGGCAGCTTCCAGAGCTGCAATGGTCTTCTCCTAATTTCACAATGTTGTTAACGGGGTGCatctctctatatatatctcaataGATAAATACTTACGATCGATTTGAGATCCGTGAACTTCTCAACTGGTGTCTTTCTCAACTGCCgcagttcttcttcttcttgaccGTCTTTAGCTTTCTCTGTGGCGCGTGGGGTTTGACGACTCCGTATTGCATATTTATGGGCATCTAATGATAACACTGTTAATATATCTCTATATAGAAGTTCTATGTGAGCAAGGACTTCGAAAAAACTGGGTGTGGCCCCTACCGGGGGCGGGAAAGCGAAGGATGGAaggaggaagggagggggggaGGGGACGGCCGGGCTGCTAGGCGGCTGGAAGAGTGACTTCTGTATAAGGTAATTAGTACTGAGTCCAATATTATCGATGGAATAGATTGGGATACTTACCTTTggtgggagaagaggagaaaggcacgatgttggagaagagaagggagaagagtgAGGGGAGGGCTAAATACTTTCCAGTCAGTGTTCAATACAGTGTTACTGTGGATAAATGATATGTTTGATCTGAAGACAACGCCAGTTGAAGGAGATTCTATATATGAAGCATACTGCTAGGTTCCTccagtatatatactactcAAGAGAAattgtttccttcctctcttccccaaCACTACTTGCCTCATCATTCACCGTTGCCATACCCATCATTCATCACCATGTCTCATTCCAAAATCGCTGATAAAGTGACTTCCCAATCATCCGTGAAGGAACTCTTCGCGGGTGCGCAGTTTAAAGTCCATGATGGACGCGGTGAAGGACGTGCGTCAATTTCTAACTGTATCGGAAATACACGACAAGCCATGTATACTGGGAAGATTATATGCACCCGGTGGTATATGCTGGGAAGGGTAGATAAGTGAGTCAAATGATTATTGCGATCTTCTAGTACATCCTTTTTCAAATTCAACTGTAATAGCTCACACCATTTGACAATGAGATGCATATTTTACTGTTGTCCACGTTCAATCTATCTATCCAAGAAACTCCCCTCGAGCCAAGGCAATCCATGGCATATTCTCGTCCCAACAACGCTGCATTAACTTGCGAGCATGTTGGATCTACAGATGTGTTGGTCAGCACCGGTATGCTAACAAAGAACCTAGATCGACTAACCTGTTTCATGCCAGTTTTCTCTAGAACTTCGAATCTTTCCTGGATTTCCCTTCTCTGTCCGGGGTCATGGGTTTCACAACCCGCAGTGAACAAGCAAAAGAGGGTTCCGACCTCAGCAGATGCCCCGAATCTTATCTGTGCGAGGGCCTCTCTAAGCCCATCCAGAGCCTCCTTGACTGGCGTGGAAAATGGAGATGTGCCTAGGACGCGTCGGTGGAGATGCAATAAACCTGCGTAATAAAATGTTTTATCACTAGCGATGATGTCTGTAGCTCCAGACTCCCGGAAATGCCTTGAGCTAGCGTGAGCGCGGGTACGGAGCAGTTCAAGCTCGTTGATTAATTCTTGAGCTTCAAGAATGATACTGGCCGACGGCCTCCAGCCGGAAATCCATATTCCCATCTCATCAAATCGCTCGTTGTCACACTGATGTACCAATTTCCCCAGCTTGGTCAGAAACAGACCCGTTCGGGGGGTAAACCCTGAGAAACAGTCAACACAGTATTCATCCAGTCCCTCAGCCGAGCAGCATGTGCTGATTAGAGAGTAGTATTCAGACAACGGTGGTTCCGTGTGTCGGCAGGAGAGGGTTCCCATTATGTCGAGATATCCTAACCAGCGAGCGAGGAATGGGCCAATGCGATTTCCGGGGTAGGCCATTTGTTCTCGGCGTGCGAGGAATAGTTCCCTGGCAAGTTTCAGATGGCTTTGCCAAGGAATTGGCACTTCAAAGGTACTGGGCGATATAATCTTTAGGGAAAGAAGCATGATGGCCGTAGCAAGATGGTTGTCAGTAACCTTCTCATGGGGATCTTCCAGTGCTACGCGCAATGCAGGAAAGACATTGCTAACCCAGTGCGCGATACGATTAGCAGGTTCTGGATGCTCCAGATATCTCGCACGGTGACTAGCGGAGTACGCTAACATAAGATTCAGCAGGTTCGAATCCCCAATAGCCACTGTTAGGTCAGCACACTAGCACGGGGCAGAATAGTCAACGAGAAGAGAGCAGTTGCCCCTGACTCACTTGATGGTAGAACAGAAACAAATGGATTATCGCTACAGTCGTGCGGAACTAGCATTCTTGCTGTATGATTGATAAAATGATGGAAATACATCAGGTTGATAGGCGTTTGCACTAGAGTTGATGGTAACGGCGATAGATAACGCGGGATGTTGATCGGTACAGGTGATGCGTAATACGCAAACTTCACACCATCCAAACTATTTTGTTGCGAATCCGTGGACGAGGAATCGCCCTGTCGATTGTTAGACGCCGCAGACGATTCAATTTGTGTATTGATTAAATCCAGGGCGTAATTGATATCAATGGCCGAATGATCGTCATTCTTATTCAAATCCAGATCTGGACGGCCACAGTCCAAACCATAATTATCTGTAACGCTGGTGAGATAAGCATGCCACTTTCTTTCTGCGCTCGAAATTCCCCCGGGTACATCAACCTCGTGGCCTATACCCAAAGGCCTTAAATCGCCAGTGACCAGTGGCTCTCCGGCATGGACCTGCGGGCGATTTTCAGATAATACGGGGCTATTCATGATTTTGTTGAAGAAGTCCTCAGTACTACTAGCCACGCCCCCTGGCATCGATTCGGCATCCTGGGTCACACTAGGCGATGCAAAATGCTGTGGACTTTTAGAGAGAGGGGACATACCCTCGTGAGGGTCTGATGAACTCTGTGACTGGTAAGTGGCATAGGCACTAACGGCATCGGTAGGAGATGAATACTGCGAGTGAGGATACCCCTGATCCGGTGTGCTGCCTTGGCGGGGCGAAGGATGCCCCAAAGGCTGTTCGGGGACGTCTGCAGAGTGTCGAAGGAACGAGCTGGGCTGCGATATGGTGACTGGCGAAAAGGTGAAAGGGGCAAGAGAACCAATACTGGAGCCCGTATCAGCCGGTGACGGGTAAGAGAAATCGTCCAGGGAGTGTGAGATAGACGACGGGTAACTGGGGACCGCCTCTCTGGACACCACTGTGGCCATGTTAGGAGACAAGCCTGACCACGAGGCGGCTGCGTCCTTCCCCGGTGACGATGGACTCATATCTACTGAGCTCTTGCCAGTTGTACGTGTGGAGGGATTAAGAGACTGGTCAGGGATAGCGGAAGTTTCATGGATATCATATAGCCCTCTAGGATAAGACGTTCCTATTGCCATTTCCCCTGTATACCCAGCTTCCCAAAACAGACTCTCTGCGACATGGTCTCCTGCAGTGTCTCCTCCCAAGGAACCAGTAGATTTGTAAGGTGAAGCTAACAGCGTGGAGTCAGGTTGCATCATATCTGACGGCGAGAAGGCTAGTATGAATTGTCCGGACTGACCACTAGACTGGGAACTTGGAGAGTCGACGGAAGATGTTCTTCTCGTTCTACCTCCCCAGTTCAGCCTTATACTGTAGTCACATGGTTCATTTTGACGTCGACAATTCAAACAGGAcggcttttcttctccgctacATCTAAAATATTAGTGAACTAGCTAAAAAACGGACgcaaagagaaggaatgaaCACAAACCATTTCACTTTGCGTGCTTTACATGGCCTAACCTAGGGTTTTAGTAGCTAATCATACACACACCGTGAAGTTATCACGTCGTCAGTATTCGTACGCACCAGCATCCTTTACGGGACCTTCGTTTTGGCTCCGGAGCACCGGGCCTTCTCGGGCGAGGCATTGGATTTCAATAATTATTGGCCAAATAAAAAGACGAGGAATAAAAGATATAACGGCCAGACGAAGTGATAGTCCGGGACTTGAGATAGTGCCGACACACTCTGCACAGTAAGATCGCCATGCAGACCAGATGTAAGCTCACGGGGTCGATAGGATCTCCGAAGATATAGTCCTTTTTCGCCTTGTAGGGCGTTTCGGTTTAATCCAAGAGGATAAGAAGCGATAATCAACGAGGCACCCACACCTAGTATTCGTGGTCATCGAGGTGTGGGAGAGCGCCCGCAGACTCCTTTTACTGGTAGCAAATGCGGCGAATTGGGGTTATCTTTCTAGAATCTTTCGGTGTAAAGAATCAACCAGGAAGCGCGAAGGAAAAGTCCCCCGTACGGCTGACTCTGTTTGTTAGTGCGGTGGTGGTTAGCAGGGAGTACTGAGTAGCAATCGATTGTTGCAACAGGCAAGGGCCTCGTTTAAGTTCGGCTGATGAAACCAGGCGGAATTATGGGCGAGACTAAGAAAACACGAGAAAAAGCGGAGGAGATACTGGCCAGTGGAGCATCGGATATCCAAAGACGATCCAGATAACCACTTAGATTGGTGGCGACCTATCGGCCGTCTCAATCAATCGCAGTTGCGTATTAACCGGGGCGGAAGCGTGGGCGGTGGAGCAGGTGATAGCAGCAGAGTTACCCATACGTAATGGTGATAAGCTGGTGTCTCCGGTCGGAACTCGGATGATCTTATCTTCCGGGGTCCCTCCATCCTGGCTTAGCGGCGGGATCCTCGGCCACCGCCGCTTCATCCAGAGATCCATATCGATATCGTCAGTGACCATCTAATTAAGATTGACCCTGAGAGTTAATTTAGTTGAAGTTCTTGTTTTTATCGATTATTGGTGGTGATTATCTTATCCATAAACTCAACCATGgcttctacttcttctacAGCCCAGTCTCTTCTCAAGAAACATCCATTACAGCGGATACACAGTCCATCCCGGGGCTTCTCTGCCTTGGttcatgtatgtactagCTTCTTAATCTTGGACCTTCTCTCTTTGGCTAATTTACCCTACTTTCAGTTATTGGGACTTTCCAGCTTTGTATGGTCTTTTAAATAGTAGGTTCAGAGTCTCTCtcatttatttattgaaTCATGTTCGATTGTCGACCTCTATTATTGGTCGCGGTTGAGATGCCGCTACGTCATCGTGGTCACTCAGGCTAATAATCCTTGCGTTCAGTATGCATGAAAATCCCAACCACGCGTAGGTGCCACCAATCCCATAGCCTTAGACATCCCTATCAGTTAACAATTGGTAGCAATGAGGCCTATGGCTGGCATTTTCAGTACCTGACGGTCATCGGGTTATCCCTGTCCACGCTAACCTTCGCGATTGGTCTACTGGCGGACGTAACCTTATCCGCGCGACTGTTTTTGATCAAGAACCTCCTGTCGATATGCAGCGCACCTTTGGAGGTTCTGATCAGCATTCTATACTGGGGTCTTCGCGTGGTCAGTGCTCGATATAGCTTTCGAGTCTCTCGGTTCCAATTCGCCAGTTAACTTGTACTAGATCGATGAGCGTTTGGTAGTACCTGATTGGGCTGTCATTCCTTTGGACGCAGGTAGGTCCAGATACCAAATCCTGAGGTATTGTGATCACTACTGATACAATCTCCCATGAAGATATTAGTTTCCATGCCATCCCGTCCATTGTCCTTCTGATCGatctctttttgctttccccACCATGGACGATTAGTATCCTACCCGCCCTCGGCTTGTCCAGCACCATTGCCTTTGGGTACTGGTTCTGGATCGAACGTTGCTTCTCGTATAATGGATGGTTTGTCGCTGTTTCGCTTATGCCATTAGCAAATTGCTAATCTCTCCAGGTACCCTTATCCGATCTTCGAGCAACTTCCTTTTGAAGGCCGCATCGGACTGTTTGCCCTCAGCGCCGTCGTGATGGCTCTGAGTACCGGCACTCTGAAGTTGCTTTACGGCCGTGTGAATGGCTATGGGACCCAGTCTAAGCCTCATTCTCGCCCTGGCGCTATCTCTCAGAATGGCAGCCTTTAATCGGCGCGGTCCTTCTCAGTCAGCTTTAGAACTTACCGTCTTCAGCATCTTCAGCGaatggcatcatcaacagAACTCTATACTTTACTTTTACCAATATAGAGCATCTGCATTTATAGGTCGATAGATTTATTATACATGCTGTATTCCAAAGAGAAATAAAGCAGTGCGAGAGTTGTTGTTTTCCCCTCAGCGCATCAACCCCCAACCTCGGGtttccccgcattttctATAACCGAGACTCTAAATCACTAGTTATATAAATAAACTTTATATACAGTTTTTTGACAGGCTATAATTCAAGCTATCACTAAATTCATACCAAGAGACTCTAATCTGTGTAGCATTTCACCTCCAGCATGCAATACCTCCCAACAAAAGATTACGATATCCCGAACATCGACCTCCTCTCATTAATATTTGGTACATAAACTCCCCATACCATCATCTAGATATTATACAACTAACACGACCCCACAGATTCCCCCCTCTCACTTACCACGGAAAAAACCGTTCTCCACGCCGAAGCCGCAAATCcaaccaacaacatcacGAAAGCGCAAGCCCGAACCATCACCAAACGCCTCGCGCATGTGTTCCGTGCCGACTTTGGGATCGGAAACAATGGCGCCGGAAAGGACGCAGTTCTTTGTATCTCCTCGAACCAAGTCCTTCTTCCAGCGGTGTTCTTTGCCATAATCGCTGCTGGAGGCGTATACACCGCAGCATCGACGGCCTTTACACAATCAGAACTATCTCGTCAGATCCAACAGTCAAAAAGTCAATTGATCATTGCTAGTCCGGACAGCAAAACGAAAGCTCTGAAAGCAGCACTTGCCTGCGGAATCCCCGTGGAACGAGTTCTGGTCCTGGAGAGCTCAAATCACAAGCATTTACTACGGGATACTGTTGACCCTGAGAGAAACTATCTTTTTCAGAATACTGAAGAGCTGGACTGGGAACGAGTAACAGATCGAAACGAGCTAGAAACAAGACTCATCTGCCTTTTGTTTTCGAGCGGTACTACCGGGCCCCCAAAAGGCGTGATGCTGTCTCACATGAACCTTGTTTCTGAGGCAATTATCCCGCAATTGGTCCTTCGCGAGTCCAGAAAGGGGAAACCGCATCTTGAAGTCCCTTATCGAACTATCGGTCATCTGCCTACCGCGCACATTGCGGGCTGTCAGGGATATTTCATTACTCCTGCCGTTGCGGGAGGTACTGTGTACTGGATGCCGAAGTTCAACATTGACCAGTTCATGGATTATTGTAAGAAGTACCAGGTTACGTTTCTGGCTACTGCGCCGCCGGTCTATCTTGCTGTTGCGGAGAGTTCACGAGTCACGGATCAATTTAATAGTTTAATCCGAGCGGAATCGGGGGCCGCGCCGTTACCCACGGAGGTCCAGCGACGtgcggaggagaagttgggtTGTTCAATCAGTCAACGCTGGGGAATGACTGAGTCTACTGGGAGCGTGACTACGATGCCTTGGGGTGAAGCTGATAGCACGGGAAGTATCAGTCCTTTGCTTCCGAATACGAGACTCCGCATTGTGGATGAACAGGATAGGGATGTTGAACAAGGCATGGAGGGAGAGATCTTGGTTAAAGGGCCCATGGTCACTAAGGGTTATTTCGAGAACCAGGAAGCTACTGCAGCTGCTTTCGCGCCCAACGGTTGGTTCCGAACAGGTGATATTGGCGTCTGGAAGGATGGCAAAATTTACATGGTggatagaaagaaggtgAGTCCGTGTATTACTGCATATGTACGCTGTTGCGACAGGCTAACAGATTACCAGGAACTTATAAAATACAAAGGACTTCAGGTCTCCCCGGTAGAAGTAGAGGCCTGTCTCCTTAGCCATGACGGCGTAGCAGATGCTGCTGTCATTGGAGTGCCAGACCCATCAGCACCGGGGAATGAACTCCCCCGAGCATATATCGTGTTAGAGAACGATAGAATCATTTCtgaggaggaattgaagacCCACGTCAAGTCAAATATGGCCCGCCATAAGCAACTTCGGGGTGGCGTGGTGTTTACGAAAGAAATTCCGAAAAGCTCATCCGGAAAGATACTTCGACGACTGCTGAGAGATCAGGCAAGAAAGTCGGCGGAGCCACGAGCGAAGATTTAGTGTTGCCATCAAGTCTATAGATAAGAATGCATCTTTCTAACACTACCATAGTCAACAACGAATCCCTGTAGTTAGTACGACTTGCGTACATATAAGTATGCATACGGCGATGGTAGTCCTATTCCCTAATTTCAGTTACACTCTATGGTATGCGGACACTCAAACTAGATCAATATTTGGGATCAGTCATACGATTTAAAGGTAGCGAGCTAAATACATACCAGTTCGGCTGAGGCCCAGCAGGCATGTAGACTACCCATAGGTCCTGGAAGCAGACCAttcaaaagagagaaaagaccgACTGCCAGTTCCACCAGGGCTTCCCCTACCTAGATAAGTATAATTCTAATATTCTAATATGCATTGTTTACCAAAGCTAGACTCTACACCACCTTCACATATAACGTAAAAAAAATGACCTCATACCCCATGAGGAACCCATACCGCTTACATAATCCAATCAAAGCTTCATCGGTCCATTAGCCAAACCCGAACTCAACTCCGCATCAACATCGACGACAATCACCTCTGCATTTTGCCCACAACACCCTCCAAAATGCACGCGACCTCGATCAGTGCCCCAGTGCGCACCGCAATGATGTTCGGACGCATTCCCTCAAAAGCCCTCCCCTCGGTTGCATTCCCAGCCAATTCAACGGCATTCTACCAGACCCTCTGCCAGGCACGACCAGCCAGTACCTCCGCACAAATCAAGACCAGCTTCAAGGCACCATGCGCTCGTCCCCAGGTCCAAATGCCAACTTACCGTGTTGCATCAATGCGGGCGAACTCCACAGTCTCCGAGGCAACTCGCAAGGAAGCCGCCAAGCTGACCTGGAActcattcttccagctccgCGCCTCTCGTCGTCGCTATTCGCTCGCTTCTTCGGTTGTGTCCTCGATGGCTAGTACCTTCATCGGTGTGCAGGTTCTTTCCAGCCAGGACCTTGAATCCTTGGGTGCGCAGGTGATGGGTCTGGACCCCTTCGTTGTTCTGGGAATGGCTACCGCGGCTTGTGGTGCTGTGGGATGGCTTATTGGGCCCTTTGTTGGTAATGCGGCGTGGGGGTTGGTTAATCGGCGGTACAGACAGGCTTTCATGATCGTgagttttctcctttttctcgaTCTACGATCCATCTGCTTGGTCGGTCACATTGTTACTAACCCGATTCCCAccacagaaggagaaggaattcTATGACCGGATCAAACGCTTCCGTGTTGATCCCTCTTCGAACTCAATCGCGAACCCCGTCCCCGATTACTACGGCGAGAAGATCGGTAGCGTGCAGGGATACCGCCAGTGGCTGAAGGATCAGCGTGTGTATAACCGCAAGAGGCGCAACTTTATCCTCTAGATATGGTCATTCTTGCATTTGTGATGGCGAATAATTAACATGGGACCCCTGTAGTCTGGGTTTCTCTTATGGCATTTTACACTTCCGGTCCTTATTTCCTTTGTGGGTCTTGCACACTTTTCCTGTATGACTATTCTGACAATGTTGATCTGTATCTGAGCGATTACTTTCTTTACTAAAATTTAACCTGTATGGGTTTATCATGCTTGATTATTGACATTGTATGGCCAGTCGGAAAATACTTTCCCAAGTACAGTGAACTGGccatttcattccattca from Aspergillus oryzae RIB40 DNA, chromosome 1 encodes the following:
- a CDS encoding uncharacterized protein (predicted protein); its protein translation is MTQPPPPTNPTTPKMRPQLTPTLLSTLFTSLTRPTTKWTLHRTLKSDNPLDINGDLHGTATFTPLSPNTNTNTTTAKDLLYHEEGEMPAPPGLRANLGVGVGLRFTKKYIWRLSEKGIISVWFAKVGGGEDGPDYLFHEFEFREEGQGQGQGEGVKEGEGETFVDAPTPPLVDGEDTVVFRARGNHLCINDMYRTAYAFRVKGEDGEVVSWASRHVVKGPKKDQDIVNLYRVG
- a CDS encoding uncharacterized protein (predicted protein) — protein: MEGCPCLILSAFTAAAILLFTFIPILFVFYVFQHRFLHRIEARMTPMTDSVTPEGCQGIERASHPDKATPDALEATVSPAPGSRRNSNLMDSRLEDIQVPTLLPQITKKMPGPVTTSAIVKLTEELHLGGPAPLLDGGLDHLQIPTLEPKRFTLTFQKSSSLATIAQVAKTSAFGAEEESVIVPWDGKIRWAIEGPSVFDDEEDELGAFYFRPNLFSRNPFSDIWMFQYGLRYVPAKGDKNVYRTVRIENLPSTLTLKDILPAVSGEIFSARLTDTTPIVGYNTAIVTFVWQSDAIHFAQTSRNGIHLGPTVAKVIPVNTPTYPISAELKRLIFKEGATRCLCVSSLRESLKSEVRRVMEKSPHSAYIERIEDGLVLGETYIRFHSIKVAAAACDQLKNHPCFTECGFRFLKKASDMRTAVSGERTFRTKVQEKRPRIGIWD
- a CDS encoding uncharacterized protein (predicted protein), with the translated sequence MSPSSPGKDAAASWSGLSPNMATVVSREAVPSYPSSISHSLDDFSYPSPADTGSSIGSLAPFTFSPVTISQPSSFLRHSADVPEQPLGHPSPRQGSTPDQGYPHSQYSSPTDAVSAYATYQSQSSSDPHEGMSPLSKSPQHFASPSVTQDAESMPGGVASSTEDFFNKIMNSPVLSENRPQVHAGEPLVTGDLRPLGIGHEVDVPGGISSAERKWHAYLTSVTDNYGLDCGRPDLDLNKNDDHSAIDINYALDLINTQIESSAASNNRQGDSSSTDSQQNSLDGVKFAYYASPVPINIPRYLSPLPSTLVQTPINLMYFHHFINHTARMLVPHDCSDNPFVSVLPSTYSASHRARYLEHPEPANRIAHWHMLLG
- a CDS encoding putative integral membrane protein (acyl-CoA synthetase), translating into MASTSSTAQSLLKKHPLQRIHSPSRGFSALVHHFTSSMQYLPTKDYDIPNIDLLSLIFDSPLSLTTEKTVLHAEAANPTNNITKAQARTITKRLAHVFRADFGIGNNGAGKDAVLCISSNQVLLPAVFFAIIAAGGVYTAASTAFTQSELSRQIQQSKSQLIIASPDSKTKALKAALACGIPVERVLVLESSNHKHLLRDTVDPERNYLFQNTEELDWERVTDRNELETRLICLLFSSGTTGPPKGVMLSHMNLVSEAIIPQLVLRESRKGKPHLEVPYRTIGHLPTAHIAGCQGYFITPAVAGGTVYWMPKFNIDQFMDYCKKYQVTFLATAPPVYLAVAESSRVTDQFNSLIRAESGAAPLPTEVQRRAEEKLGCSISQRWGMTESTGSVTTMPWGEADSTGSISPLLPNTRLRIVDEQDRDVEQGMEGEILVKGPMVTKGYFENQEATAAAFAPNGWFRTGDIGVWKDGKIYMVDRKKELIKYKGLQVSPVEVEACLLSHDGVADAAVIGVPDPSAPGNELPRAYIVLENDRIISEEELKTHVKSNMARHKQLRGGVVFTKEIPKSSSGKILRRLLRDQARKSAEPRAKI
- a CDS encoding presequence translocated-associated motor subunit PAM17 (predicted protein), encoding MHATSISAPVRTAMMFGRIPSKALPSVAFPANSTAFYQTLCQARPASTSAQIKTSFKAPCARPQVQMPTYRVASMRANSTVSEATRKEAAKLTWNSFFQLRASRRRYSLASSVVSSMASTFIGVQVLSSQDLESLGAQVMGLDPFVVLGMATAACGAVGWLIGPFVGNAAWGLVNRRYRQAFMIKEKEFYDRIKRFRVDPSSNSIANPVPDYYGEKIGSVQGYRQWLKDQRVYNRKRRNFIL